The proteins below are encoded in one region of Sideroxydans lithotrophicus ES-1:
- a CDS encoding SPOR domain-containing protein, translating to MSGDKGKVVAGVFIGMVLGITAAGAVAWYMVNKNPTAFVNKDQAKPAPQVPPPLATAPTIIPPLATSGVAAPQQHFEFYKELTDKSDNTARGSNAKSVQKPKQPAATKPASVPSAAKTYFLQAGSFQNVDDAEKLKAKLALSGFEASLQTVNIPDKGVWHRVRLGPYNNDEAGKTISALKQNGIIATQLHAQ from the coding sequence ATGAGCGGGGATAAAGGCAAGGTAGTCGCAGGCGTGTTCATCGGCATGGTGCTTGGCATCACCGCTGCGGGCGCCGTTGCGTGGTATATGGTGAACAAGAACCCGACGGCGTTCGTCAACAAGGATCAGGCCAAGCCTGCTCCGCAAGTGCCTCCGCCGCTGGCGACTGCACCGACGATCATTCCGCCTCTTGCGACATCCGGTGTCGCCGCACCCCAACAGCATTTTGAATTCTACAAAGAGCTGACCGACAAATCGGACAATACGGCGCGTGGCAGCAATGCCAAATCCGTACAGAAACCAAAACAGCCCGCGGCGACAAAGCCGGCATCGGTCCCATCAGCTGCGAAAACGTATTTCTTGCAAGCAGGGTCATTCCAGAATGTCGATGATGCCGAGAAACTAAAAGCCAAGCTGGCACTCTCAGGTTTCGAGGCCAGCCTGCAAACGGTGAACATCCCGGACAAGGGTGTCTGGCATCGCGTGCGCCTCGGTCCGTATAACAACGACGAGGCGGGCAAAACCATTTCGGCGTTGAAACAGAACGGCATTATCGCCACCCAACTACACGCCCAGTGA
- a CDS encoding thiol:disulfide interchange protein DsbA/DsbL has translation MRFLKQIVTVLTLLCATYAHAEVVAGRDYKLLNPPQPTSSGKKVEVLEFFFYGCPHCYHLHPLISAWEKKMPKDVDFQYVPTIFNEGWEPMAHTYYALEAMGKIRQLHDALFQAWNENVDLSDEAHISEFVGKHGVDRNRFDADYNSFTVSSKIARSNQLVQSFNIRGTPTIAVDGKYIISGLQPEETIRVLDEVIKIARKERNRH, from the coding sequence ATGAGATTCTTGAAGCAGATCGTGACAGTGTTGACATTGCTATGCGCGACCTATGCGCATGCCGAAGTGGTGGCAGGCAGGGATTACAAGTTGTTGAATCCGCCGCAGCCGACCAGCAGCGGCAAGAAGGTCGAAGTGCTGGAGTTCTTTTTCTACGGCTGCCCACACTGTTATCACCTGCACCCGCTGATCAGCGCGTGGGAAAAGAAGATGCCCAAGGATGTCGATTTCCAGTACGTCCCGACCATATTCAACGAAGGCTGGGAGCCTATGGCGCATACTTATTATGCGCTGGAAGCGATGGGCAAGATCAGGCAGCTGCACGATGCGCTGTTCCAGGCATGGAATGAGAATGTCGATCTGAGCGACGAAGCGCATATCTCCGAGTTCGTGGGTAAGCACGGTGTGGATCGGAACAGGTTCGACGCCGACTACAATTCCTTTACGGTATCGAGCAAGATCGCGCGCAGCAATCAACTGGTACAGAGCTTCAACATACGCGGTACGCCTACCATTGCGGTGGATGGGAAATACATCATCAGCGGTCTGCAGCCGGAGGAAACCATCCGTGTGCTGGATGAAGTGATCAAGATCGCGCGCAAGGAACGCAACAGGCACTGA
- a CDS encoding SDR family oxidoreductase has product MNVARGAIPNSRLVISGASSGIGLALARHYLERGATIATFARRGELLQSLAAQFPGKVYCYVLDVRDAPAIQQAAKHFMSHVGVPDIVIANAGVSRGTLTEYAEDEEVFQNIMDINVLGMVKTFQPFLIPMREARQGTLVGIASVAGFRGLPGSGAYSASKAAAISYLESLRVELRGSGLKVVTLCPGYIKTPMTDINTYPMPFILEADEAARRMARDIERGTSFAVVPWRMGIVGWILKCLPNWLYDLVFSKAPRKTRRTG; this is encoded by the coding sequence ATGAATGTTGCAAGGGGCGCCATCCCCAACAGCAGGCTGGTCATCAGCGGCGCGTCGAGCGGCATCGGTCTGGCCCTCGCGCGCCATTATCTTGAGCGCGGTGCAACCATTGCCACTTTCGCAAGGCGCGGCGAATTGCTGCAATCCCTTGCCGCACAGTTCCCCGGCAAAGTCTACTGCTATGTACTTGACGTGCGGGATGCTCCCGCGATCCAGCAGGCAGCGAAACACTTCATGTCGCATGTCGGCGTGCCTGACATCGTCATTGCCAATGCCGGAGTAAGTCGCGGCACACTCACCGAATATGCTGAAGACGAAGAGGTGTTCCAGAACATCATGGACATCAACGTGCTTGGCATGGTGAAGACCTTTCAGCCGTTTCTGATCCCGATGCGTGAAGCACGGCAGGGCACGCTGGTCGGCATCGCCAGCGTCGCTGGATTTCGCGGCCTTCCCGGCTCGGGTGCATATTCGGCATCCAAAGCGGCAGCGATCTCCTATCTGGAAAGTCTGCGAGTGGAATTGCGGGGCAGCGGCTTGAAGGTCGTTACGCTCTGTCCCGGATATATCAAGACGCCAATGACCGACATAAATACTTATCCAATGCCTTTCATACTGGAAGCGGATGAAGCGGCCCGACGCATGGCGCGAGATATTGAACGCGGTACGTCATTTGCGGTCGTACCGTGGCGGATGGGGATCGTGGGTTGGATTTTGAAGTGCCTGCCGAATTGGTTGTATGACCTGGTTTTCAGCAAAGCGCCGCGCAAGACTCGTCGAACTGGATAG
- the petA gene encoding ubiquinol-cytochrome c reductase iron-sulfur subunit, producing the protein MMENEALSSNDRRDFLVKLTSVVGGAGVAAACVPFVASMNPSSDVLAKGVTEVDLTGIPPGGLRTVAWQGKPVFILRRTPDEVKASEATDGTIDPEADSKRVKNPEWLVVIGVCTHMGCVPNKEGEGFVCHCHGSQYDDSGRVVRGPAPKNLEVPPYHFIAENKILIGKAA; encoded by the coding sequence ATGATGGAGAACGAGGCTTTGAGCAGCAATGACCGAAGAGATTTTTTGGTCAAACTGACTTCAGTGGTTGGCGGTGCAGGAGTGGCAGCAGCCTGTGTGCCGTTCGTGGCAAGTATGAACCCCAGTTCCGATGTTTTGGCCAAGGGCGTGACTGAAGTCGATCTGACCGGCATTCCACCAGGCGGTTTGCGCACCGTGGCGTGGCAGGGGAAGCCGGTATTCATTTTGCGCCGTACACCGGATGAGGTCAAAGCATCTGAAGCCACCGATGGAACGATCGATCCGGAAGCGGATAGCAAACGCGTAAAGAATCCCGAATGGCTGGTCGTGATCGGCGTCTGTACACACATGGGTTGTGTGCCGAACAAGGAGGGCGAGGGCTTCGTCTGCCACTGCCACGGCAGCCAATACGACGATAGCGGTCGCGTTGTGCGTGGCCCGGCACCGAAGAATCTTGAAGTACCGCCGTATCACTTCATTGCGGAAAACAAGATACTCATCGGCAAAGCAGCTTAG
- a CDS encoding cytochrome b, producing the protein MKTKVMKWIDRRFPLTSFIEHDLTGYPTPRNLSYWWNFGFLAGIVLVLQVATGIFLAFQYKPDTSLAFDSIQHIMRDVNFGWLLRYMHAMGASAFFFVIFVHMARTLYYGSYRAPRELLWWTGQGLLLLLMATAFMGYLLPWGQMSYWGATVITNLFRATPFIGEQVVVWLRGDFTVGDDTLTRFFALHYLFPFIIIGAVVIHLVALHTVKSSNPSGIDLADKDNIPFHPYFTAKDLYGLGLFLIVYSVFVFFIPNSLIEPANNIPANPMMTPNHIVPEWYFLPFYAILRSVPSLVGGVVAMGLSVMIFAFMPYLDRSRIPGGARYRPFYRIQFYLFLVDMLVLGYVGYVPPTSQTILLGQVATVWYFCSFFFLPFLSKVEERKLMQKGLPQEVKALIESEKLQKSIQGDMQ; encoded by the coding sequence ATGAAAACAAAAGTTATGAAATGGATAGACCGGCGTTTCCCGCTCACCAGCTTCATCGAGCATGACCTGACGGGTTATCCGACACCGCGCAACCTCAGCTATTGGTGGAACTTCGGCTTTCTCGCCGGCATCGTGCTGGTGCTGCAAGTCGCTACCGGCATCTTCCTGGCGTTCCAGTACAAACCCGATACCAGCCTCGCATTCGACTCCATCCAGCACATCATGCGCGACGTGAACTTCGGTTGGCTGTTGCGCTACATGCATGCGATGGGCGCTTCGGCATTCTTCTTCGTCATCTTCGTCCACATGGCGCGTACCCTGTACTACGGTTCGTATCGCGCACCGCGCGAATTGCTGTGGTGGACAGGTCAGGGGCTGCTGCTGTTGCTGATGGCGACGGCCTTCATGGGTTATCTGTTGCCGTGGGGACAAATGTCCTATTGGGGTGCGACGGTCATCACCAATCTGTTCCGCGCAACTCCCTTTATCGGAGAACAAGTGGTTGTCTGGTTACGCGGTGATTTCACTGTAGGCGACGACACGCTGACGCGTTTCTTTGCTTTGCACTATCTGTTCCCGTTCATCATCATCGGCGCGGTAGTGATACATCTGGTAGCCCTGCATACGGTGAAGAGCAGCAACCCCAGCGGTATCGACCTTGCTGACAAGGACAACATCCCGTTCCATCCCTATTTCACTGCCAAGGATCTCTATGGTCTGGGATTGTTCCTGATCGTTTATAGCGTGTTCGTGTTCTTCATACCGAACAGCCTGATCGAACCGGCCAACAATATTCCGGCCAATCCGATGATGACACCGAACCACATCGTGCCCGAATGGTATTTCCTGCCGTTCTACGCGATTCTGCGATCGGTTCCCAGTCTGGTCGGCGGCGTGGTGGCGATGGGATTGTCGGTGATGATCTTTGCCTTCATGCCGTACCTGGACCGTTCGCGCATACCCGGCGGCGCGCGCTATCGCCCCTTCTACCGGATTCAGTTCTACCTCTTCCTGGTGGATATGCTGGTGCTGGGCTATGTCGGATATGTTCCTCCGACCAGCCAGACCATCCTGCTCGGCCAGGTGGCGACGGTATGGTACTTCTGCTCATTCTTCTTCCTGCCGTTCTTGTCCAAGGTCGAAGAACGCAAGTTGATGCAAAAAGGCTTGCCCCAGGAGGTGAAGGCGCTGATCGAGAGCGAAAAACTTCAGAAAAGCATTCAAGGAGACATGCAGTGA
- a CDS encoding cytochrome c1 yields the protein MKKLITILASCCIATSVMASEAELETVKVGNDAQTLERGIDGFMTNCHSCHSLKYVKFRNLVEIGIDKAKVDAWRADQPLESPIMSQMSESDAAQAFGKAPPDLSLMTSAREGGVNYVYSYLLGYYVTPEGLTGNHYYPPTKMPDILGMSMTTDAAKRTEIQGTARNIVSFLNWAADPHAGERIRLGYYVIAYLIVLTTLLYFVKKQVWSKLK from the coding sequence GTGAAAAAGCTCATAACAATATTGGCTTCGTGCTGTATCGCTACGTCGGTGATGGCTTCGGAAGCAGAACTGGAAACAGTCAAGGTGGGCAATGATGCGCAGACGCTGGAACGGGGCATTGACGGCTTCATGACCAACTGTCATTCATGCCATAGTCTGAAGTATGTCAAATTCCGGAATCTGGTCGAGATCGGCATAGACAAGGCGAAAGTGGACGCATGGCGCGCAGACCAGCCGCTGGAATCGCCCATAATGTCGCAGATGTCGGAAAGCGATGCTGCGCAGGCTTTCGGCAAGGCACCGCCGGACCTGAGCCTGATGACCAGTGCGCGCGAGGGTGGGGTGAACTATGTCTATTCCTATCTGCTGGGCTACTACGTTACGCCTGAGGGTTTGACTGGCAACCACTATTATCCGCCGACCAAGATGCCCGACATACTCGGCATGAGCATGACCACCGATGCGGCCAAGCGTACCGAGATACAAGGTACGGCGCGCAACATCGTATCGTTCCTGAATTGGGCGGCAGATCCGCATGCAGGAGAGCGTATTCGTCTGGGTTACTATGTGATCGCGTACTTGATCGTGTTGACGACGTTGCTCTACTTCGTCAAGAAACAGGTCTGGTCAAAGTTGAAATAA
- the gatB gene encoding Asp-tRNA(Asn)/Glu-tRNA(Gln) amidotransferase subunit GatB — translation MTWEIVIGLEVHTQLSTNTKIFSGASTAFGAEPNTQADAVSIALPGVLPVLNKGAVERAIKFGLATGAHIAQRSVFARKNYFYPDLPKGYQISQFDLPVVGQGALTIQVEPLSGNAKPYAKTVRITRAHLEEDAGKSVHGFEMNSESDDTLIAEDGSRIFFPRDNVTGIDLNRAGTPLLEIVSEPDMCSAAEAVAYAKALHSLVRWIGICDGNMQEGSFRCDVNVSVRKPGQPLGTRREIKNLNSFKFMQQAIDYEVQWQIDTIENGGKVQQATVLFNPDTGETRAMRSKEDAHDYRYFPDPDLLPLEISSDWIEQVRGTLPELPQAKQIRYVNDLGLSAYDASVLTSSREMADFFEAALGDATGQAKICANWIIGEVSAQLNRDGLDMAQCPITAQQLGGMLQRIADGTISNSGAKEVFRTMWAEGGEADAIIEAKGLKQVSDSGAIEALVDEIIAANADKVAEYRSGKDKLFGFFVGLAMKASKGKANPAQLNDILKKKLAG, via the coding sequence ATGACCTGGGAAATCGTCATCGGACTGGAAGTGCATACCCAGCTCTCCACCAATACAAAGATATTCTCCGGCGCATCCACTGCGTTCGGCGCGGAACCTAACACTCAGGCGGATGCGGTGAGCATTGCGCTGCCCGGTGTACTGCCGGTACTGAACAAGGGCGCAGTGGAGCGCGCGATCAAGTTCGGCCTCGCCACCGGTGCACACATTGCGCAACGCTCGGTGTTCGCACGCAAGAATTATTTCTATCCCGATCTGCCCAAGGGCTACCAGATCAGCCAGTTCGACCTGCCGGTGGTGGGACAGGGCGCGCTGACCATCCAGGTCGAGCCGCTGTCCGGTAACGCCAAGCCCTACGCAAAGACGGTGCGCATCACGCGCGCCCACCTCGAAGAAGACGCGGGCAAATCGGTCCACGGCTTTGAGATGAACTCTGAAAGTGACGATACCCTTATCGCTGAAGATGGAAGCAGAATCTTCTTCCCTCGCGATAATGTCACTGGCATCGACCTCAACCGCGCGGGCACGCCGCTGCTGGAGATCGTCTCGGAACCCGATATGTGTTCCGCCGCCGAGGCCGTGGCCTATGCCAAGGCGCTGCACTCGCTGGTGCGCTGGATCGGCATCTGCGACGGCAACATGCAGGAAGGTTCGTTCCGCTGCGACGTGAACGTGTCGGTGCGCAAACCGGGCCAGCCGCTGGGCACGCGCCGTGAGATCAAGAACCTGAACTCGTTCAAGTTCATGCAGCAGGCCATCGACTACGAAGTGCAATGGCAGATCGACACCATCGAGAACGGCGGCAAGGTGCAGCAGGCCACAGTGCTGTTCAATCCGGATACCGGCGAGACGCGCGCCATGCGCAGCAAGGAAGACGCGCACGACTACCGTTACTTCCCCGATCCCGACCTGTTGCCGCTGGAGATTTCTTCCGACTGGATCGAGCAGGTGCGCGGTACCTTGCCGGAGTTGCCGCAGGCCAAGCAAATACGTTATGTGAACGACCTCGGGCTATCGGCTTACGATGCCAGCGTGCTGACCAGTTCGCGCGAGATGGCGGATTTTTTCGAAGCCGCACTCGGCGATGCGACAGGGCAGGCGAAGATCTGCGCCAACTGGATCATAGGTGAAGTCAGCGCGCAGCTGAACCGCGACGGCCTGGATATGGCGCAATGTCCGATCACAGCACAGCAACTCGGCGGCATGCTGCAACGCATCGCCGACGGCACCATCTCCAATTCCGGCGCAAAGGAAGTGTTCCGCACCATGTGGGCAGAAGGCGGTGAGGCAGATGCGATCATCGAAGCCAAGGGGTTGAAGCAGGTCTCCGACAGCGGCGCCATTGAAGCCCTGGTGGACGAGATCATCGCCGCCAATGCGGACAAGGTCGCCGAATACCGTAGCGGCAAGGACAAGCTGTTCGGCTTCTTCGTCGGTCTCGCCATGAAGGCCAGCAAGGGCAAGGCGAACCCCGCGCAGCTGAACGATATCCTGAAAAAGAAACTGGCGGGCTGA
- the gatA gene encoding Asp-tRNA(Asn)/Glu-tRNA(Gln) amidotransferase subunit GatA, translated as MIHSSLTQLGAALRAKKISSVELTQAYLDRIAQLNPQLNAYITLNPEVSLAQARAADARLAAGKAEALTGIPIAQKDIFCAKGWLTTCGSKMLHNFVSPYDAHVISQFNNAGAINLGKTNMDEFAMGSSNETSHYGPVKNPWDTARVPGGSSGGTAAAVAARLCAAATGTDTGGSIRQPAALCGISGLKPTYGVCSRYGMIAFASSLDQAGPMGRSAEDLALMMNVMAGFDERDSTSLQRDKEDYTRDLNKPLTGLRIGLPKEFFAAGMGADVAKAVEAAIAEYRKLGATIVDISLPNSKLSVPVYYVLAPAEASSNLSRFDGVRYGYRTPEYSDLADMYEKSRAQGFGAEVKRRIMIGTYVLSHGYYDAYYLQAQKIRRLIAQDFTEAYKQCDVIMGPTSPSTAFKLGEKGDDPVQMYLSDIYTIAVNLAGLPGMSIPCGFGANDMPVGLQIIGNYFDEARMLNVAHQYQLATDWHTRAPKAL; from the coding sequence ATGATCCATTCCAGCCTCACCCAACTGGGCGCCGCCTTGCGCGCCAAGAAGATTTCCAGCGTTGAACTGACGCAGGCCTACCTCGACCGCATCGCCCAGCTGAACCCGCAGCTTAACGCCTACATCACCCTGAACCCGGAGGTCTCTCTGGCGCAGGCGCGCGCCGCCGATGCAAGGCTCGCTGCAGGCAAGGCCGAAGCGCTGACCGGCATCCCCATCGCACAGAAGGACATCTTCTGCGCCAAGGGCTGGCTCACCACCTGCGGCTCGAAGATGCTGCACAATTTCGTCTCGCCCTACGACGCGCATGTCATCTCGCAGTTCAATAACGCAGGCGCGATCAACCTCGGCAAGACCAACATGGATGAGTTCGCCATGGGCTCGTCGAACGAGACCTCGCACTACGGCCCGGTGAAGAACCCGTGGGACACGGCGCGCGTGCCCGGCGGCTCGTCCGGCGGTACCGCAGCGGCCGTCGCGGCCCGTTTGTGCGCGGCCGCAACCGGCACCGACACTGGCGGTTCCATCCGCCAGCCGGCCGCGCTGTGCGGCATCTCCGGCTTGAAACCGACCTACGGCGTATGCTCGCGTTACGGCATGATCGCCTTCGCTTCCAGCCTCGACCAGGCCGGCCCGATGGGCCGCAGCGCGGAAGACCTGGCTTTGATGATGAACGTGATGGCTGGATTCGACGAGCGTGATTCGACCTCGCTGCAACGCGACAAGGAAGATTACACCCGCGACTTGAACAAACCGCTGACCGGCCTGCGCATCGGCCTGCCGAAGGAGTTCTTTGCGGCAGGCATGGGCGCTGACGTAGCCAAGGCGGTCGAGGCCGCCATCGCCGAATACAGGAAACTCGGCGCCACCATCGTCGACATCAGTCTTCCTAACTCGAAGCTGTCGGTGCCGGTGTACTACGTGCTGGCCCCGGCAGAAGCGTCGAGCAACCTGTCGCGTTTCGACGGCGTACGCTACGGCTATCGCACGCCGGAATACAGCGACCTTGCCGACATGTACGAGAAGAGCCGCGCGCAGGGCTTCGGTGCCGAAGTGAAGCGCCGCATCATGATCGGCACCTACGTGCTGAGCCACGGCTATTACGACGCCTACTATTTGCAGGCGCAGAAGATCCGCCGCCTGATCGCGCAGGATTTCACCGAGGCCTACAAGCAGTGCGACGTGATCATGGGTCCAACCTCGCCTTCGACCGCCTTCAAGCTGGGCGAGAAGGGCGACGATCCGGTGCAGATGTACCTTTCTGATATCTACACCATCGCGGTGAACCTGGCCGGACTGCCCGGCATGTCCATCCCCTGCGGCTTCGGTGCCAACGACATGCCGGTAGGCCTGCAGATCATCGGCAACTATTTCGACGAAGCGCGCATGCTGAACGTGGCGCACCAATACCAACTGGCGACCGATTGGCACACGCGTGCGCCCAAGGCGCTGTAA
- the gatC gene encoding Asp-tRNA(Asn)/Glu-tRNA(Gln) amidotransferase subunit GatC, which translates to MSLSLADVEKVARLARLAMNEQEILAAQAQLNNIFGLIAEMQAVDTKGVEPMSHSQDLAQRLREDVVTEADQRAAFQAVAPQVEQGLYLVPQVIE; encoded by the coding sequence ATGTCCTTAAGTTTAGCCGATGTCGAAAAAGTCGCCCGCCTTGCCCGGCTGGCGATGAACGAGCAGGAAATCCTGGCTGCCCAAGCCCAACTGAACAACATCTTCGGCCTCATCGCCGAGATGCAGGCCGTTGATACTAAAGGCGTTGAGCCCATGTCGCACAGCCAGGACCTGGCTCAGCGCCTGCGCGAAGATGTGGTCACCGAAGCCGATCAGCGAGCGGCTTTCCAGGCTGTCGCCCCGCAAGTGGAGCAGGGTTTGTACCTGGTTCCGCAGGTCATCGAGTAA
- a CDS encoding rod shape-determining protein, translating into MLSYFNGYFSNDLAIDLGTANTLIWLRGQGIVLNEPSVVAIRQEGGPNGKKVIQQVGLAAKQMLGRTPGNITAIRPMKDGVIADFTVTEQMLKQFIRRVHKSSIFTPSPRIVICVPCGSTQVERRAIRESAYGAGARRVELIEEPMAAAIGADLPIEDATGSMVVDIGGGTTEVGVISLGGAVYSGSVRVGGDKFDEAIINYIRRNYGMLIGESTAEMIKKEIGSAFPGSEVREMEVNGRNLAEGVPRSFTISSNEILEALTDPLNNIVSAVKTALEQTPPELGADIASKGMVLTGGGALLRDLDRLLMEETGLPVVIADDPLTCVVRGSGKALERMDKFSNIFASD; encoded by the coding sequence ATGTTAAGTTATTTCAACGGCTATTTTTCCAATGACCTCGCCATCGACCTCGGTACGGCGAACACGCTGATCTGGTTGCGCGGACAGGGGATCGTGCTGAACGAGCCGTCCGTTGTGGCGATCCGCCAGGAAGGCGGCCCCAACGGCAAAAAAGTTATCCAGCAAGTCGGCCTTGCAGCCAAGCAGATGCTGGGGCGCACCCCGGGCAACATTACGGCCATCCGCCCAATGAAGGACGGCGTGATCGCCGACTTCACCGTCACCGAACAGATGCTCAAACAATTCATCCGTCGCGTGCACAAATCCAGCATCTTTACTCCCAGCCCGCGCATCGTCATCTGCGTGCCGTGCGGCTCTACTCAAGTTGAGCGCCGTGCCATCCGCGAATCCGCGTATGGTGCAGGCGCGCGCCGCGTGGAGCTGATTGAAGAGCCGATGGCAGCAGCGATCGGCGCCGATCTGCCGATCGAAGATGCGACCGGCTCAATGGTGGTCGATATCGGCGGTGGCACCACCGAGGTCGGCGTTATCTCGCTGGGCGGCGCGGTGTATTCCGGCTCGGTGCGCGTCGGCGGCGACAAGTTCGACGAAGCCATCATCAATTACATCCGCCGCAACTACGGCATGCTGATCGGCGAGAGCACCGCCGAGATGATCAAGAAGGAAATCGGTTCCGCTTTCCCCGGCAGCGAAGTGCGCGAGATGGAAGTGAACGGCCGCAACCTGGCCGAAGGTGTGCCACGCAGCTTCACCATCTCCAGCAACGAGATCCTTGAAGCCCTGACCGATCCGCTCAACAACATCGTCAGCGCGGTGAAGACCGCGCTGGAGCAGACCCCGCCGGAACTGGGCGCAGACATCGCCAGCAAGGGCATGGTACTGACCGGCGGCGGCGCATTGCTGCGCGATCTGGACCGTCTGTTGATGGAAGAGACCGGCTTGCCGGTGGTGATCGCCGACGATCCGTTGACCTGCGTGGTGCGCGGCTCAGGCAAGGCGCTCGAGCGCATGGACAAATTCAGCAATATCTTCGCCAGCGATTGA
- the mreC gene encoding rod shape-determining protein MreC: MDDTRTLRFFNRGPSPVVRLVFFCVLSLLLLFVDARYQYLESTRQVLAVMIYPFQRLTALPGETMGQIAIYFETQQHLLAENAQLRQQHDVDAAQLTELRAIQAEDTQLRTLQELKQRVDYPMQMAEIAYVERDIFKRKLFVDKGSQANVQAGQVVVDDKGVVGQITRVYPWLSEVTLVTDKDHAVPIQILRNGLRAVVFGSGDISEMALRYMPVSSDIAVGDVLVTSGIDGTYPPNLPVAQVIRIERDPAYPFARVICAPLAGVDRHRALLIVSGLPKLPEHPATAETNAEPDQTKKRLKRRKP, encoded by the coding sequence TTGGACGATACCCGTACCCTACGATTCTTCAATCGCGGTCCCAGCCCGGTCGTCCGTCTGGTCTTCTTTTGCGTCCTCTCCCTGCTGCTGCTGTTCGTGGACGCGCGCTACCAGTATCTGGAATCCACGCGCCAGGTCCTGGCCGTGATGATCTATCCGTTTCAGCGTCTGACCGCCCTTCCCGGCGAGACCATGGGGCAGATCGCCATCTATTTCGAGACTCAACAACATCTGTTGGCCGAGAATGCGCAGCTGCGCCAGCAACATGATGTGGATGCCGCACAGCTGACCGAATTACGCGCGATCCAGGCCGAGGACACCCAACTGCGCACCTTGCAGGAGCTCAAACAGCGCGTCGATTATCCGATGCAGATGGCCGAGATCGCCTATGTCGAGCGCGACATCTTCAAGCGCAAACTGTTTGTGGATAAAGGGTCGCAGGCCAACGTACAGGCCGGGCAGGTGGTAGTCGACGACAAGGGTGTGGTGGGCCAGATTACCCGCGTTTATCCGTGGCTGTCAGAAGTGACGCTGGTCACCGACAAGGACCATGCGGTGCCGATACAGATCTTGCGCAACGGTCTGCGCGCAGTGGTGTTCGGATCGGGCGACATCAGCGAGATGGCGCTGCGCTACATGCCGGTGAGCTCGGACATCGCTGTGGGCGACGTGCTGGTCACCTCGGGCATCGATGGCACCTATCCCCCTAATCTGCCGGTGGCACAAGTCATCCGGATAGAGCGCGACCCGGCCTATCCATTCGCGCGCGTCATCTGCGCCCCGCTTGCCGGAGTTGACCGGCATCGCGCCTTATTGATCGTCTCGGGACTGCCAAAACTGCCGGAACATCCGGCGACGGCCGAAACGAACGCCGAACCTGATCAAACCAAAAAAAGACTCAAGCGGAGGAAACCGTGA